The Candidatus Marinimicrobia bacterium CG08_land_8_20_14_0_20_45_22 genome contains a region encoding:
- the tkt gene encoding transketolase codes for MTQNKSHEIGKLAADTIRLLAADGVQKAGCGHPGMPMGMADCAFVLWNRFLKFNPNDPKWVGRDRFILSPGHGSMLLYSLLHLSGFPVSIDDLRNFRQWDSKTPGHPEYGCLPGVETTTGPLGQGFSTGVGMAIAAKMTAERFNREGFELFGTHQIFGIVSDGDLMEGVSAEAASLAAHLGLDNIVYLYDDNRITIEGKTDLAFSENVGKRFEAYGWNVLYTDGHDQPSIAEALAKGIAEKERPTLIIARTHIGFGSPNKQDTSEIHGAAMGIDELHATKKRLGFPEDAEFMIPDEVKATFAERNRELKADYDDWQKKFVVWRASFPELAKEWENRDRVVVTEEFERELIALVENESAATRSLSGKVMQKLAEKFPGFCGGSADLAPSTSTYLKAFPDIQKGKFSGRNFHFGIREHAMGAILTGMSLEGGFIPFGATFLVFSDYMKPAIRLAAMMGRHVVYVFTHDTIFIGEDGPTHQPIEQLPALRSIPNLTVIRPADGTEVAVAWSSALKNQSGPTALILTRQKVTPVRRDETFDPLLIQKGAYVLSKESGDCPDVTLVATGSEVQLAQQAKELLGKDGLLIRVVSMPSVSQFRQQPDEYQSAVIPPSVPVAVIEAASSFGWGDLFRQPLLTISIDRFGASAPQKILAEQFGFTPEKVAAKIRTWMKTFD; via the coding sequence ATGACACAAAACAAATCTCACGAAATCGGAAAATTGGCGGCTGATACAATTCGCTTGCTTGCCGCCGACGGCGTTCAAAAAGCCGGTTGTGGACATCCCGGTATGCCAATGGGAATGGCAGACTGTGCCTTTGTCCTTTGGAATCGGTTTTTGAAATTCAATCCCAACGATCCGAAGTGGGTGGGACGAGATCGATTCATTCTATCGCCTGGACATGGCTCGATGTTGCTTTATTCTTTGTTGCATCTTTCTGGTTTTCCGGTCAGCATAGACGATCTGAGGAATTTTCGTCAGTGGGATTCGAAGACACCCGGGCATCCCGAATACGGCTGTTTACCCGGCGTTGAAACGACTACCGGTCCACTGGGTCAGGGATTTTCGACAGGCGTCGGAATGGCGATTGCGGCAAAAATGACGGCTGAGCGGTTCAATCGGGAAGGTTTTGAACTTTTTGGAACACATCAGATTTTCGGAATCGTGAGCGACGGTGACCTGATGGAAGGCGTTTCCGCTGAAGCCGCTTCTCTGGCCGCACATCTCGGACTCGACAATATCGTTTATTTATATGACGACAATAGAATTACCATTGAAGGGAAAACCGATCTGGCTTTTTCCGAAAATGTCGGAAAACGTTTTGAGGCTTACGGCTGGAATGTTTTATATACCGACGGACACGATCAACCTTCGATTGCCGAGGCTTTAGCAAAAGGCATTGCAGAGAAAGAAAGGCCGACGCTGATTATCGCTCGTACTCACATCGGTTTTGGAAGCCCGAATAAACAGGATACTTCAGAAATTCACGGCGCGGCGATGGGAATTGACGAATTGCATGCGACGAAGAAGAGGTTAGGTTTTCCAGAAGATGCCGAATTCATGATTCCCGATGAAGTGAAAGCCACTTTTGCCGAACGGAATCGTGAATTAAAAGCCGATTATGACGACTGGCAGAAAAAGTTTGTCGTTTGGCGGGCTTCTTTTCCCGAATTGGCGAAAGAATGGGAAAATCGGGATCGAGTGGTCGTGACGGAAGAATTTGAGAGAGAATTAATTGCGCTAGTGGAAAATGAATCTGCCGCGACGCGTTCGCTTTCGGGAAAAGTTATGCAGAAATTAGCCGAGAAATTCCCCGGATTCTGCGGCGGTTCCGCTGATTTGGCTCCATCGACAAGTACATATTTGAAAGCCTTTCCGGATATTCAAAAGGGAAAATTCAGCGGTCGCAATTTTCACTTTGGAATTCGTGAACATGCGATGGGAGCGATTCTAACCGGGATGTCACTTGAAGGAGGATTTATTCCTTTTGGCGCGACATTTCTCGTGTTTTCGGATTACATGAAGCCTGCGATCCGTCTGGCGGCAATGATGGGCAGACACGTCGTCTATGTTTTTACGCATGATACGATTTTCATCGGAGAAGACGGACCGACGCATCAACCAATCGAACAACTTCCGGCGCTACGTTCAATCCCGAATCTGACGGTCATTCGTCCGGCGGATGGGACAGAAGTTGCCGTGGCATGGTCATCAGCGCTAAAGAATCAATCAGGTCCGACTGCGCTTATTCTCACGCGTCAAAAAGTGACACCGGTTCGCCGCGATGAAACGTTCGATCCGCTATTAATCCAGAAGGGCGCGTACGTTTTATCGAAAGAAAGCGGAGATTGTCCCGATGTAACACTTGTGGCGACCGGATCCGAAGTCCAGTTGGCTCAGCAAGCGAAGGAATTGTTGGGAAAAGATGGGTTGTTAATTCGCGTCGTTTCTATGCCGTCGGTCTCTCAATTCAGGCAACAGCCGGACGAATATCAGTCAGCGGTGATTCCGCCAAGTGTTCCTGTAGCCGTCATTGAAGCGGCGTCGTCTTTCGGATGGGGCGATCTGTTTAGACAACCGCTGTTGACGATCAGCATCGACAGATTTGGCGCTTCTGCACCTCAAAAGATTTTGGCGGAGCAATTTGGATTCACGCCGGAAAAAGTAGCCGCAAAAATTCGGACGTGGATGAAGACATTTGATTAG